Within Rissa tridactyla isolate bRisTri1 chromosome 4, bRisTri1.patW.cur.20221130, whole genome shotgun sequence, the genomic segment GGCTGCACACGGCAAAGCCTTGACCATCACCGACTGTGCTTGCAAAGTCTGGGTAATTATTAACTCATCTGGAGCAAATGGGACTTTTATTTGCTCGgcagctttccaaaggaaaaatttcctagaaattttcctttctgtttgaatTTCCACAGAACtgggtgtatgtgtgtgaaaacttttgtttgaaaacacagatttcaagGCGGCGGGGACAGAAAGCTGCTGCCGCGCTGCTCAGGGTCACAGCTCCCGACCCCCTCGGGCACAGCAGTGACAGCgaccggcggggccgggcctgtGCCCAGGCTGCGCTCCGGCCCTACAGCGGGGCGGGCACCGCCTTGCCCGCGGCCTCCCGGAGGCGGGCGGCCCCGGAGCAGCGGAGGAGGAGGGCTAGGCCCCGGCCGGCCTCCAGCCCCTGCGGCGCGGCGGCCCAGCGCGGTGCCGGCCCGGCGCGGTGAGTGCCTGCGCGGCGTCGGGGCTCGGGCCGAAGCCGCCGCCGTAAGGTCGTTGCCGAGGCGGGGCCGGCGCGTCGCGTCGCTTCGCTTCGCTTCGCTGGGGCCGGGCCCGGGGTGGTGGAgaccgggccgcgccgggcggtATGATCGGCACCGTGCTCTGCTACGTGCTGCTGCCGGCGGCGCGGCTTCTCCGGGCCCTCCAAGGTAacccggccccgggcgggcggcggcgggggccaggggtggccggtggcggcgggggcccGGACCcggaggggcggggggcgggTCCCCCttggctccccccgccccggcctgaGGGCGGTGCGGCCGGAGCAGCTTCGGTGGCGGGGAACGGGGGTGGCCCGGATGCCCCGTAGCTCCCCGAGGGCCCCgccctgggcagcaggagaggcgGGCAGGCCGGGGCCTGGGGCCGCTGCCCAGGTGCCGCAGGCACCtgtgccgggccggggctgctcgccctcggggcggcggggagcctGGGTTTTTGGAGCAAACAGCTGCCGACTGTTGTGCTGCAGTCGCACATTGCAGTCTGCCTGGAGGCCGCAGCCTCCTGCCCCGGACCGGCGTGCAGGTTTGGGAAGGTCTTTGGAGATGGGCTGCTCTGAGGTCCGTGACTCCCCGAGGACTTGCTGGTGACTCATGGGTGGACTCTTGCTTTGCATGCACCAATGGTTCACTTAGTTTCCTAGATCCTACTGCTGCTGCTTCACAGTCCCTGGTGACTGCGCTGATGTAGAGCCACCCTCCTGCCTGAACCTGTCGCCAGGCCTGGAGCAGCCACCGGTATGCTGCGGTCATAGTGAGCAGCTAACTGACTCCTCTCAAATTCGGCTCCTGTCCTGTAGTAAACAGGCTCTTGTAACAGCTGTGCCTGGCCAGTGGGGTGTGAAAATATTACCTTGGTGCATTGGTGTTTCTGGCGTTCATGAACCTAATTACAAACATACAGAGAGGAGTATGGTTCTTAAAGCTCCATTTCTGACACATACAGAAAGCTTTGACATGAAAGATACAGTAAAAGCATACATGGATGTTGCTGACTCCTGTATGTTACAGCTTTGGCTGGCTGACTGTCACAGGGATATAGCAGAGAAAAAGTGATTTGTAGACAACAGTAATTGCTAGTCAACAGGAGGGACTAGTGTCTGTGCAGAATTCGTAGCAAAACGTAAATGCCGTCATCTCTTACATAGAAACAAGTGAAAAGACTCCCTGTCTTTTTTTACTTTACCCCACCAATATTAGTATATTCAAGTGTTAGATTAAcagtagggtttgttttttttttaattttttaccacAGATGTCAGTCATCAGGTTATCTGTAATTCTTACCTGGTCTACTTCTGTGCGTATACTTTCTAATAAGGCTTTTAACTGCATGTTTGTCCCtctgtgtctttatttttcatctcttaacAACAGAACAGTTTTTCTGTTTCGTTCTTATGATACGTTTGATCCTTTTAGCTGAGGAATGCTTTCTTACTCAATCCCTGGAAAGAAACTTGCTCCAAGTGGTCATCTACAAGAGCTTGGCATCTTAGGCCACGCACCCCATCAACTAACTTCTGCAGACTGTGCCTTTACATGTGTTACTGAGAGCTGATGGTTTCCACAAGGCGGCCTTTTAGCTTGGCTGACTGGTTGTGTAAATTGCATTCTCTAGAGTTGGTAAAGCCATTGCCATCCTGTACAGTTTCAGCAACTTTGACTAACACAACTAGTCTTGGACTGTGGCCTAGCGTTCAGGTAGAGGCGGGATAAGTTTTTCAGGCtgtaactgtttttcttcagagaagtCATTTGTTGCATTGCTATGCTGAATAGTTGTATTGCGCAGAGTTGCAGGAAAtgcataggaaaaagaaaagagtgagtGGGAAAGGATTTCCATCTGTCTTacgttggttttgtttgtttttaaatgtcagatGCTTTCTTTACCTGTCGAAAGAATGTGCTTCTGGCGAAGAGCACGTCCACCCAGATAGAAGGCGTCTTTGCTGCAACCAGAGGAAGGTCGGTCCCAGAAGAGCAAGAAGCCCTTCTCCAGCAGTggctggaggaaggagcagggaatTTGCCAGACAGCGAGAGTGTTCCAACAGTGGGGAAAGTATCAGTTACACTTACTAGTGACTGGTTAGAAGGTTCAGAGCTATTGATGACTAGCCTCAGTGACCTGAGTTCGGCTCCAGAAGTCACCCGGTGTGCTGGTCAGCAGCTCACAGAGCTACACGCCTTGGCTTCTTCAGAACCACAAGATCATGCAGTGACTGAACTGGCAAAATTACCAGTAGAGGAAACAGTGGCTGTAGCAGGCAGTGCCCCttgggcagctgtggtgccacaGACAGATCACCAGATAGCTGGCTGTGCTGCTATCGATTTAGGAGTGCAGAATGAAGACCCAGCTGTGGTGGCCTGGAGTTTAGCCTGTGATGCAGAAGCAGTGCCAACGGAACCCCCAGCCTGGCCCGTTCAGGATGCGGTACAATTTTGTCCTCTCCCAGCAGAGGTACCCTACCATGGTCAGTAGTAATAGCTCCGAATCTAATGGTCGGGTTGGGATTTCCATTTGTAGTGAATGTGGTCAGGTTATTGTGTCTGGGCTTGCTGTCAGTAAGACAGTGATTGTATCTGTCCATGCAGAATAGACAGGATCTGTCAGTGAAAACTATAAAGTGATTTTTTGCTGAGGGAGGGCTGGTCACAGCTAGTAGTCTCTGCGCTATTAGACCATCTGGTGTGAACATCAATATACGTGCATTTCCCAGGAACTGTGCCGAAGTGCTAGCTTGATAATGTGAAAAGCACCCAAAAGCTGGTCAAGTGTTTCAGTATGCTTGACTCTGGTTTTCGGTTATGCCATCCCCACTAACAACTATCCAAAGGCATCCGAAAAAAGCACCTGAAAACCAGAGTGGGGGCGGGTTTGCTCAGAGACTAGAACACCCTAGCTtagagccggcaatgtgcgcttacAGCACAGAAAGTCAGTtgtttcctgggctgcatcaaaagaagtgtggccaacaggttgtgggaggtgattctgcccctctactcctccCTTTACCCAGGTggggtgagaccccacctggagtactgtgtccagctctggagccctatgcacaggagggccatgaagatgatcagagggctggagcacctctcctttgaggacaggctgagagagttggggttgttcagcctggaaaagagaaggctctggggagaccttatagcagccttccagtacctaaagggggcctacaggaaggatggggagggactctttatcagggagtgtagcgataggatgaggggtaacggttttaaactggaagaggggaaatttagattagacattaggaagaaattctttactgtcggggtggtgagacactggaacaggttgcccagagaaatcgtagatgcctcatccctggcagtgttcaaggccaggctggatgggtctttgagcagcctggtctagtgggaggtgtccctgcccatggcaggggggttggaactagatggtcttgaaggtcctttccaacccaaaccattcaacgATTCTGTGAATGAAAATGGCTATTTTCTGGGACCCAGGGGAACAAAAGCATCAGCAGGGTAACCTTTATGGCTGTAActtggctttttatttcttgcatatAGAGGTCTTCTGGAGAGACTGGGAGGATCTTTCTGTCCAGCCCTGTATGCTAGAGCAGGTCTCGAAAAACACTCCTCTCTTTGAATTTCGAGTCATGTCTTACAACATCCTTGCCCAGGACCTGGTGGAGCAGGGCCTTGATCTCTATCTGCACTGTCATCCAGACATCCTGAACTGGAACTACCGCCTTCCAAACCTTTTGCAGGAGATCCAGCACTGGGATCCTGATGTGAGTATGACTGAGCCCTTCCCACATCAGTGTCACCAGAATTTGAATTCCTTGTTTGATCTAacgacatttaaaaaaaaaatagttggggAAAGTCCTAGAAATATACTACCTGCTTGGTAACTGAACACTGATTCCTCTGAGAGTGTTTGAGGCCTTGTGCATACATATGTTTTTTGGTGTCTATCTTGCTTTGATTGTGTTACTGTAGAAACTACTTATACTTTGATAGCAGGGCTTAGCTTCTTTAAACAGCAGAAGTAGAGGAAGAAGAGATAATGTGTGTTTGAGGAGGAAAGGACCGGGTTTATAAGGCAGCACAGGAAGGGAAACCTGCATAATAGAGGACTTAATGACTTTCTCTGTTCCTTGAGTCCTCTTTGTATGATGAAGAGTCTTCTGCCTCACCACTGTAACAATGAATGATAAGCTAATGTGACCCAGAAAGTTACTGCTCCCTATCTGGAAAGTACAGGACAGAGTTGCAGTGATGATCTTTCTGCTTGCAGGGTTGGTACATGAGTGCATTTTTCCgatttcttcctttcccaaaaCAAGGTAACTAGCAAATACTGGTGGAGCGAGTGAGGTCTCTGCCTTCCTTCCAGGTTCTGTGTCTCCAGGAGGTGCAAGAGAACCATTACTGGGAGCAGCTGGAACCAACGTTCAAGGAGATGGGTATGTCCTGCTTTTGTGTGTGTACCTCCAGCTCATGGGACTGGCCAAGCAGTGCTTCCTGCTTAACATCTTCAAAACACTCGGTCTTGAGAGAGCTCTTCCTGTTTTTCGGGTGGCTGCTGGCCCTACTTCTGAAGCATCTGCCTAGACCTTTACCCTTTCCTTTGTAAGTGATCTCTCTCAGAGTTCACAGATCAGAATAACAAAACTCAGAGGGTCCTAGAAggacaaggagagagaaaatacccTCAGTGATAAATGATAAACTGTGATTATTGGAACAGAATTGGGTATAATGCTGTACCCAAATGTAGTAGGAACCTCTTCTGCTACACAGACTTGCTGAACTCCCCAGCTGATGAGGAGAGCCTGAGGTAGTGACTGGATAAACCTTTTCATAGGTGATGGTTTCTTTTCAGGCTTTGCGTGCTTCTATAAACGGAGAACCGGGACGAAGACAGATGGCTGTGCAGTGTGCTATAAGCACAGCAGGTTCCAGCTGATCACCCTCAGCCCTGTAGAATACTTCCGGCCTGGCCTGGATGTCCTCAATCGGGATAATGTAGGCTTGGTGCTACTGCTACAGCCTCTGCTTCCAGAGGGCCTGGATCGGAAGGCAGTCAGTCCTCTGTGTGTGGCCAACACTCATGTCTTGTTCAATCCCCGGCGGGGAGATATCAAACTGGCCCAGATGGCCTTGCTCCTAGCAGAGATCGACAAGATTGCAAAAACTACTAAAGGCAGCTACTATCCTATCATCTTGTGTGGAGACCTGAACTCTGTACCTGATTCTCCTCTCTACAAATTCATCCGGAATGGTGAACTTTCCTACCATGGGATGCCAGCCTGGAAGGTAGGTGCCAGCCAGAACTGGGATTGGGTAGCTCTTTGTTGCGTGCTGCTAGAGAAATGCGTGGCTGCATT encodes:
- the ANGEL1 gene encoding protein angel homolog 1 isoform X6 yields the protein MIGTVLCYVLLPAARLLRALQDAFFTCRKNVLLAKSTSTQIEGVFAATRGRSVPEEQEALLQQWLEEGAGNLPDSESVPTVGKVSVTLTSDWLEGSELLMTSLSDLSSAPEVTRCAGQQLTELHALASSEPQDHAVTELAKLPVEETVAVAGSAPWAAVVPQTDHQIAGCAAIDLGVQNEDPAVVAWSLACDAEAVPTEPPAWPVQDAVQFCPLPAEVPYHEVFWRDWEDLSVQPCMLEQVSKNTPLFEFRVMSYNILAQDLVEQGLDLYLHCHPDILNWNYRLPNLLQEIQHWDPDVLCLQEVQENHYWEQLEPTFKEMGFACFYKRRTGTKTDGCAVCYKHSRFQLITLSPVEYFRPGLDVLNRDNVGLVLLLQPLLPEGLDRKAVSPLCVANTHVLFNPRRGDIKLAQMALLLAEIDKIAKTTKGSYYPIILCGDLNSVPDSPLYKFIRNGELSYHGMPAWKVSGQEDFSQQLYSRKLLAPLWPSSLGVTDNCQYVTLCQPKKPGRRKYSRDFLLQFRFCDVACERPPQLVLLEGVTDAKPDCPAHWPKPAAVVKDPDPQPFVPRSSGVIQHGLNLTSVYSHFLPQRGRPEVTTMPMGLGATVDYIFYSAEPVQNGNKGGRRLYQDGALKLLGRLSLLSEDVLLLANGLPNHFCSSDHLCLLASFGLEISSLREEFAAARPGTRLEITASDPTPATSSASVR
- the ANGEL1 gene encoding protein angel homolog 1 isoform X5; translation: MIGTVLCYVLLPAARLLRALQDAFFTCRKNVLLAKSTSTQIEGVFAATRGRSVPEEQEALLQQWLEEGAGNLPDSESVPTVGKVSVTLTSDWLEGSELLMTSLSDLSSAPEVTRCAGQQLTELHALASSEPQDHAVTELAKLPVEETVAVAGSAPWAAVVPQTDHQIAGCAAIDLGVQNEDPAVVAWSLACDAEAVPTEPPAWPVQDAVQFCPLPAEVPYHEVFWRDWEDLSVQPCMLEQVSKNTPLFEFRVMSYNILAQDLVEQGLDLYLHCHPDILNWNYRLPNLLQEIQHWDPDVLCLQEVQENHYWEQLEPTFKEMGFACFYKRRTGTKTDGCAVCYKHSRFQLITLSPVEYFRPGLDVLNRDNVGLVLLLQPLLPEGLDRKAVSPLCVANTHVLFNPRRGDIKLAQMALLLAEIDKIAKTTKGSYYPIILCGDLNSVPDSPLYKFIRNGELSYHGMPAWKVSGQEDFSQQLYSRKLLAPLWPSSLGVTDNCQYVTLCQPKKPGRRKYSRDFLLQFRFCDVACERPPQLVLLEGVTDAKPDCPAHWPKPAAVVKDPDPQPFVPRSSGVIQHGLNLTSVYSHFLPQRGRPEVTTMPMGLGATVDYIFYSAEPVQNGNKGGRRLYQDGALKLLGRLSLLSEDVLLLANGLPNHFCSSDHLCLLASFGLEISSLREGRPQHLAQRVLDGHQCDHKQKPQRTKSQQCLPHKVQGQ
- the ANGEL1 gene encoding protein angel homolog 1 isoform X1 encodes the protein MIGTVLCYVLLPAARLLRALQDAFFTCRKNVLLAKSTSTQIEGVFAATRGRSVPEEQEALLQQWLEEGAGNLPDSESVPTVGKVSVTLTSDWLEGSELLMTSLSDLSSAPEVTRCAGQQLTELHALASSEPQDHAVTELAKLPVEETVAVAGSAPWAAVVPQTDHQIAGCAAIDLGVQNEDPAVVAWSLACDAEAVPTEPPAWPVQDAVQFCPLPAEVPYHEVFWRDWEDLSVQPCMLEQVSKNTPLFEFRVMSYNILAQDLVEQGLDLYLHCHPDILNWNYRLPNLLQEIQHWDPDVLCLQEVQENHYWEQLEPTFKEMGFACFYKRRTGTKTDGCAVCYKHSRFQLITLSPVEYFRPGLDVLNRDNVGLVLLLQPLLPEGLDRKAVSPLCVANTHVLFNPRRGDIKLAQMALLLAEIDKIAKTTKGSYYPIILCGDLNSVPDSPLYKFIRNGELSYHGMPAWKVSGQEDFSQQLYSRKLLAPLWPSSLGVTDNCQYVTLCQPKKPGRRKYSRDFLLQFRFCDVACERPPQLVLLEGVTDAKPDCPAHWPKPAAVVKDPDPQPFVPRSSGVIQHGLNLTSVYSHFLPQRGRPEVTTMPMGLGATVDYIFYSAEPVQNGNKGGRRLYQDGALKLLGRLSLLSEDVLLLANGLPNHFCSSDHLCLLASFGLEISSLREGSSTAMKKSTFTPAEMLQSRDFIGVTSERTTSRRDFCYFCDHGLMMRRCLASHKVVVCALSDSA
- the ANGEL1 gene encoding protein angel homolog 1 isoform X2; its protein translation is MIGTVLCYVLLPAARLLRALQDAFFTCRKNVLLAKSTSTQIEGVFAATRGRSVPEEQEALLQQWLEEGAGNLPDSESVPTVGKVSVTLTSDWLEGSELLMTSLSDLSSAPEVTRCAGQQLTELHALASSEPQDHAVTELAKLPVEETVAVAGSAPWAAVVPQTDHQIAGCAAIDLGVQNEDPAVVAWSLACDAEAVPTEPPAWPVQDAVQFCPLPAEVPYHEVFWRDWEDLSVQPCMLEQVSKNTPLFEFRVMSYNILAQDLVEQGLDLYLHCHPDILNWNYRLPNLLQEIQHWDPDVLCLQEVQENHYWEQLEPTFKEMGFACFYKRRTGTKTDGCAVCYKHSRFQLITLSPVEYFRPGLDVLNRDNVGLVLLLQPLLPEGLDRKAVSPLCVANTHVLFNPRRGDIKLAQMALLLAEIDKIAKTTKGSYYPIILCGDLNSVPDSPLYKFIRNGELSYHGMPAWKVSGQEDFSQQLYSRKLLAPLWPSSLGVTDNCQYVTLCQPKKPGRRKYSRDFLLQFRFCDVACERPPQLVLLEGVTDAKPDCPAHWPKPAAVVKDPDPQPFVPRSSGVIQHGLNLTSVYSHFLPQRGRPEVTTMPMGLGATVDYIFYSAEPVQNGNKGGRRLYQDGALKLLGRLSLLSEDVLLLANGLPNHFCSSDHLCLLASFGLEISSLREGSSTAMKKSTFTPAEMLQSRDFIGVTSERCTSSSLYNRTNPTVL
- the ANGEL1 gene encoding protein angel homolog 1 isoform X4; the encoded protein is MIGTVLCYVLLPAARLLRALQDAFFTCRKNVLLAKSTSTQIEGVFAATRGRSVPEEQEALLQQWLEEGAGNLPDSESVPTVGKVSVTLTSDWLEGSELLMTSLSDLSSAPEVTRCAGQQLTELHALASSEPQDHAVTELAKLPVEETVAVAGSAPWAAVVPQTDHQIAGCAAIDLGVQNEDPAVVAWSLACDAEAVPTEPPAWPVQDAVQFCPLPAEVPYHEVFWRDWEDLSVQPCMLEQVSKNTPLFEFRVMSYNILAQDLVEQGLDLYLHCHPDILNWNYRLPNLLQEIQHWDPDVLCLQEVQENHYWEQLEPTFKEMGFACFYKRRTGTKTDGCAVCYKHSRFQLITLSPVEYFRPGLDVLNRDNVGLVLLLQPLLPEGLDRKAVSPLCVANTHVLFNPRRGDIKLAQMALLLAEIDKIAKTTKGSYYPIILCGDLNSVPDSPLYKFIRNGELSYHGMPAWKVSGQEDFSQQLYSRKLLAPLWPSSLGVTDNCQYVTLCQPKKPGRRKYSRDFLLQFRFCDVACERPPQLVLLEGVTDAKPDCPAHWPKPAAVVKDPDPQPFVPRSSGVIQHGLNLTSVYSHFLPQRGRPEVTTMPMGLGATVDYIFYSAEPVQNGNKGGRRLYQDGALKLLGRLSLLSEDVLLLANGLPNHFCSSDHLCLLASFGLEISSLREGSSTAMKKSTFTPAEMLQSRDFIGVTSERFGWQDSDLLL
- the ANGEL1 gene encoding protein angel homolog 1 isoform X3 — encoded protein: MIGTVLCYVLLPAARLLRALQDAFFTCRKNVLLAKSTSTQIEGVFAATRGRSVPEEQEALLQQWLEEGAGNLPDSESVPTVGKVSVTLTSDWLEGSELLMTSLSDLSSAPEVTRCAGQQLTELHALASSEPQDHAVTELAKLPVEETVAVAGSAPWAAVVPQTDHQIAGCAAIDLGVQNEDPAVVAWSLACDAEAVPTEPPAWPVQDAVQFCPLPAEVPYHEVFWRDWEDLSVQPCMLEQVSKNTPLFEFRVMSYNILAQDLVEQGLDLYLHCHPDILNWNYRLPNLLQEIQHWDPDVLCLQEVQENHYWEQLEPTFKEMGFACFYKRRTGTKTDGCAVCYKHSRFQLITLSPVEYFRPGLDVLNRDNVGLVLLLQPLLPEGLDRKAVSPLCVANTHVLFNPRRGDIKLAQMALLLAEIDKIAKTTKGSYYPIILCGDLNSVPDSPLYKFIRNGELSYHGMPAWKVSGQEDFSQQLYSRKLLAPLWPSSLGVTDNCQYVTLCQPKKPGRRKYSRDFLLQFRFCDVACERPPQLVLLEGVTDAKPDCPAHWPKPAAVVKDPDPQPFVPRSSGVIQHGLNLTSVYSHFLPQRGRPEVTTMPMGLGATVDYIFYSAEPVQNGNKGGRRLYQDGALKLLGRLSLLSEDVLLLANGLPNHFCSSDHLCLLASFGLEISSLREGSSTAMKKSTFTPAEMLQSRDFIGVTSERHKIPFEEGNSL
- the ANGEL1 gene encoding protein angel homolog 1 isoform X7, which codes for MIGTVLCYVLLPAARLLRALQDAFFTCRKNVLLAKSTSTQIEGVFAATRGRSVPEEQEALLQQWLEEGAGNLPDSESVPTVGKVSVTLTSDWLEGSELLMTSLSDLSSAPEVTRCAGQQLTELHALASSEPQDHAVTELAKLPVEETVAVAGSAPWAAVVPQTDHQIAGCAAIDLGVQNEDPAVVAWSLACDAEAVPTEPPAWPVQDAVQFCPLPAEVPYHEVFWRDWEDLSVQPCMLEQVSKNTPLFEFRVMSYNILAQDLVEQGLDLYLHCHPDILNWNYRLPNLLQEIQHWDPDVLCLQEVQENHYWEQLEPTFKEMGFACFYKRRTGTKTDGCAVCYKHSRFQLITLSPVEYFRPGLDVLNRDNVGLVLLLQPLLPEGLDRKAVSPLCVANTHVLFNPRRGDIKLAQMALLLAEIDKIAKTTKGSYYPIILCGDLNSVPDSPLYKFIRNGELSYHGMPAWKVSGQEDFSQQLYSRKLLAPLWPSSLGVTDNCQYVTLCQPKKPGRRKYSRDFLLQFRFCDVACERPPQLVLLEGVTDAKPDCPAHWPKPAAVVKDPDPQPFVPRSSGVIQHGLNLTSVYSHFLPQRGRPEVTTMPMGLGATVDYIFYSAEPVQNGNKGGRRLYQDGALKLLGRLSLLSEDVLLLANGLPNHFCSSDHLCLLASFGLEISSLREGDNCSPVSS
- the ANGEL1 gene encoding protein angel homolog 1 isoform X8 produces the protein MIGTVLCYVLLPAARLLRALQDAFFTCRKNVLLAKSTSTQIEGVFAATRGRSVPEEQEALLQQWLEEGAGNLPDSESVPTVGKVSVTLTSDWLEGSELLMTSLSDLSSAPEVTRCAGQQLTELHALASSEPQDHAVTELAKLPVEETVAVAGSAPWAAVVPQTDHQIAGCAAIDLGVQNEDPAVVAWSLACDAEAVPTEPPAWPVQDAVQFCPLPAEVPYHEVFWRDWEDLSVQPCMLEQVSKNTPLFEFRVMSYNILAQDLVEQGLDLYLHCHPDILNWNYRLPNLLQEIQHWDPDVLCLQEVQENHYWEQLEPTFKEMGFACFYKRRTGTKTDGCAVCYKHSRFQLITLSPVEYFRPGLDVLNRDNVGLVLLLQPLLPEGLDRKAVSPLCVANTHVLFNPRRGDIKLAQMALLLAEIDKIAKTTKGSYYPIILCGDLNSVPDSPLYKFIRNGELSYHGMPAWKVSGQEDFSQQLYSRKLLAPLWPSSLGVTDNCQYVTLCQPKKPGRRKYSRDFLLQFRFCDVACERPPQLVLLEGVTDAKPDCPAHWPKPAAVVKDPDPQPFVPRSSGVIQHGLNLTSVYSHFLPQRGRPEVTTMPMGLGATVDYIFYSAEPVQNGNKGGRRLYQDGALKLLGRLSLLSEDVLLLANGLPNHFCSSDHLCLLASFGLEISSLREA
- the ANGEL1 gene encoding protein angel homolog 1 isoform X9, whose translation is MTSLSDLSSAPEVTRCAGQQLTELHALASSEPQDHAVTELAKLPVEETVAVAGSAPWAAVVPQTDHQIAGCAAIDLGVQNEDPAVVAWSLACDAEAVPTEPPAWPVQDAVQFCPLPAEVPYHEVFWRDWEDLSVQPCMLEQVSKNTPLFEFRVMSYNILAQDLVEQGLDLYLHCHPDILNWNYRLPNLLQEIQHWDPDVLCLQEVQENHYWEQLEPTFKEMGFACFYKRRTGTKTDGCAVCYKHSRFQLITLSPVEYFRPGLDVLNRDNVGLVLLLQPLLPEGLDRKAVSPLCVANTHVLFNPRRGDIKLAQMALLLAEIDKIAKTTKGSYYPIILCGDLNSVPDSPLYKFIRNGELSYHGMPAWKVSGQEDFSQQLYSRKLLAPLWPSSLGVTDNCQYVTLCQPKKPGRRKYSRDFLLQFRFCDVACERPPQLVLLEGVTDAKPDCPAHWPKPAAVVKDPDPQPFVPRSSGVIQHGLNLTSVYSHFLPQRGRPEVTTMPMGLGATVDYIFYSAEPVQNGNKGGRRLYQDGALKLLGRLSLLSEDVLLLANGLPNHFCSSDHLCLLASFGLEISSLREGSSTAMKKSTFTPAEMLQSRDFIGVTSERTTSRRDFCYFCDHGLMMRRCLASHKVVVCALSDSA